In Synchiropus splendidus isolate RoL2022-P1 chromosome 11, RoL_Sspl_1.0, whole genome shotgun sequence, the DNA window AACCTTTGACTTTGGTCATGACGGAAGACTCGATTCCTGTGTCCGTGGTCTGATAGGCTTTCTCATGGATGAAGACCCAGCTGCACGGGGGTGCGAGAGGGTCAGTGAGAGCAGATTCAACCCAAACCCTTGTGTCCTGACAAGCCAAGATCTTTTTATAACGGAGCAAAAGAACATTTAGTCAAGTCGGTGTTTCTATCCGTTTCACTTGTCTTACTAGCAAAGGAAGTCTTGTTGTTTTGGCACAGCAAATCAAGTTGGTATTTTAGATTTTAGAAATTGGAGCCATTCAAAACTGTCTGTTGCATCTGGACTGTggaaggaaactggagtgcacaGATATAAAACAAGGTCAATGCTTGACTGACTGTTCTCTGTAGTTATGCagaaaatattttgtatttattatttgttaattgcaataaaaaatattattatataatatataattatattattatataatatcatTAATACAGCTGAGgaatcaggttttttttttcatatttcacattCACATACTTGACGTCCGTATATTCttgtacattttcatttaaaaaccatTTAAACGAAATCATTAGCAACATTTCATgcaacaaaatatataaatctatgagcaattaaaagaaaaattgatGTAGTAAAACTCTTTCTAGATTTTGGATAAAGCATAAATATAAACGATGAAATAATTAAACAGGAAATTGGAGGAAAGATTTTTTTGCAGCTTATTTTTGtgacataaaaacatttttgtaatgAATCATATATTGTTCCACActtcttgaaatatttgttaaaaaaaagagttgctGCTTTCAACTGTGCATCTCCAGATCCTTTTGAATTTCACGTCGATATTCTGTCAGAGAAACAAAGAACGCGTTGCATTTGACATACGCGCAAGCAAAAGAAGAAGTACTAACCCCACAAAATAAGCGATGATGAACCCCTGAACAATCCTGTTGATGATGCCCACCGACCAGCTCTTGACCACCACAGACTTGGTGGTCTCGTAGGTGAAGAAGTCGGCGACCCAGACCCCCACCGCCGAGGGCATGGCTGCAGATCCACTCTCCGAGAGACGGGTCGAAGCTGAAGGCTCTGATCTCTTCAAGGAGGATCTTCAGCTTGTGGAGGAACCTCTGTCTTCTCACTGATCCTCAAGCAGGCGGTCTGACCATCTCTGTGTCTCCTGCTGGTTCTCAGAGTGGTCCTCCCCTTCCTTTCTCTCAAATAGAGCAGAAGAGAGTGTGAGTGCCTCTTCTGTCCCTCCCTTACAAGTCCACCACAAACCCCAGTCCCtctttcctcccaccatcccATCCCTGCGCTCCAACACAAGGCCTCGATCAATAACCAGTTCAACCTCTACATTTGGGCCGATCCAGCACCCATCTGGACCAGACAAGCTCAAAATGGAAATATTGAATATCTTTTTAAGTCGTAAATTTTATCTTCTAAAAGTCTTACGTATTTAGTTTCAAAATGAATCTTGAAGCagtgatgaagtttcatgaaagagtgtcctcattttcagtgcacagtaggtggtgctctcagtctaaaaaatgttgtgaggtttcactgaattacttGTTTGAAACAAAGGATTTTACTGCTGAGAGCGCCATATAGTgagcattgtttcatgaagcctcagaagccCTACCCATCTGAAGtagggtcgtgggggcagcagtcacaATAAAGAGGCCCAGGCTTCCCTCTGCTCagaaacctccagcttctcagGAGGAATGCGAATGAGAacccagcgagtcctgggtctgccccatgaCTCCTCTCAGTTGGACACGTCGAGAGGTGCCCAGAAGCAGGATGTCAAGAAGCGTATCATTGACGTTGTTAGCGGTAGACGGACTGTGAGATCttaaaaacagttcatgaaGAACAGAGGAAACTCTTCTATTAAGAAGCAGAGTGACTTTTCATATCTCTGCATGAGTGAAGAACATCAGACGTGATTCTGCTCTTCACGCACTAAAACACTTTACAGACCGTCGTGTTATCATCAGACACCCGATCCGACCACTTCTGACTGATCCTCTCAAGAGAGCGGCGTTAGTGCCTCTCACGTCACATGATgcagtgacagtgtgtgtgtgtgtgtgtgtgcgcgcctcAACCACACTGTAATTTCTTAAGTGGGTCCATTATGTTTGTGGTCACTTTACCTGATAGACATTGAGCTGTCCATCATCACAGAGACACACGTACTGTACATATTCCTCTTGGAGCCCAGGGAGACCGGGCAGTGAAATGAATCCCTGATATTGGACACCAACAAGATCTTGTAAGGGAGGAAATGTTCAGGAGGTGATCTGTGGAAACACACCACTGGGTCCACACAAACATCCTCTGGTCATTTAAGCAAAACCACAACCACAAAAAAAGgaggagaataaaaaaaaagacagtctgctgtcctgactccaccaccagacTGGACCAGAATATACAGTGATCCAACAAATGATAGCACAGCTAATccatttaaagtttaaaaaaatatatattttatttgaccCCTCCCAAAAAATACCAATCCATCATCATCGAGCATCTTGTACCCAGCTCCTCAGGTCTTGCTTCAGGAAGAACTGGGGAAAGATTTGGGAGCTGCACCCCTAACCATCAGACCTGAATCACTGCAAGGGGAGAGGTGGATGGGACGGGTTCATTCTCAGGACAAAGGACCTTATCATCCAGACCCAGGAAGCAAAACAaaccacacatctgagtgataGGCTCTTAAAAACCAACACTCTCGACTCATCCTTTTACAAACCACCAGGTATCAGGGCCTCAGACTTTCATTTGAAACCAGTCACTCTGCTGTTCACCAGCGTCGCCATCTAACTTCCTCTGATAAAACACTCCAAAACCACCTGCTTGGTTAAAAGGACCTGAGGAGCAACACCACATCGATGAATCCTGAGGTCGTTTAATCGCGCGGAACAGAAAACAAACGCTGCTGAGACAAGAGCCTCATTTAACAGCTGACTATTTGAAGAACATCTCAACCGACTGCACGCTGTTTTAACACCATCACACACAAGACTGCTCACGCTGGACTGTGGAGGAAATATGAAGCCAGCTGAAACTAGTGTTGGCGGGGTTTCATGAGACAGAGTCCTAATCTTATGAGCCCAGTAGGTGGTGATGTTGGTTTGAgtatgatgtgaggttccactgAAATACTTGCTGTAAGGCAAAGATTattcagcagacagtgccatctagtggcctcagaaaatgacactgtttcatgaagcctcattaaacCCATCACTAGCTAGAACGATCATTTGGCTCAGACACAAGGGAATGGAACATTTTCGCAGCGTTCAATTGGGACTACAACTAATGATTGTTTTGGAAGTTGACTAGTCACAGAGTGCCATGATGATGGGTCGACTTATCATCATAGGACATGTACGGGTGGAGGAACACGGCAACATGGCTGGTTGTGGTGTTACAGAATACAGcagaatttaaataaattaattcggggtgggattcgatttaaaaaaaatctagttaattagacaatttgtgatgaatcaatctcaattaatcaaagtttaatggcataagaatatttgccacaaggagccacattttttcaatttgaatgaatttggtatattactgaatcaaatgatggacacaTACATACAATTAAAGtaactattgtttattttgcatcagtttgacaacagcacaattgtggccatattcaagttttatatcaccttatttcaactaaggcgcttttaatgtcttgaaaatttttgtataagaatttcaagtccattcagagtagtggaaactctggccactGTGTGGCGGAAAAACATCCTTCCACATTTGTTGTCATCATCCTAACTGCCACGTGtattgtgcatcagtgtgatcagtggaccagaaaTTCcagcacttacaaaggttccctgttgtctggagagctgttacattttttttttgttggaattAATCCTAATAATGTTGGAATTAACACatttaagtcccaccactacaATAAAAAGAACATATGTAAAGACTTGTGTATTATATATCAATTTTGTGTATTATATATCAATTTTGATGGCTAAAAATGTGGTGTGATTGTACTGCAAGTGTCCTTTGAGGTCGCAGTGGCCCCTTCTACAGTGCAGAGAACGACACGACTGGTCGGCTAATGAACCCGTCAGTGACTAATATACATTGCAGCCCGAGTTTCAATCCAACACCGTCACACAGCGGACGCAAcaggttttattaaaaaatgttttatttattttgggcagaaaaGAGAGAGCTGGAATCACAATTTCCCCACATCAGTCCTCCAAATCATCTGAGTGGCGCAGTTCATGTACAAACCGAACATGTggactaaaaaagaaaagtcatatCATCAGGGTTTTGCAGTGTCTCCAAACATTTCTCTGGTTCTGTGCAGAAACAAAGACGTCTGTCCGTCTGAAAAACAGAAACTGAAGGAGTTTGATCCTTGTGTGAAGAAGGAAGGAGTGTGTTTAGTCAGAGTCTTCATCCTCGGAGCTGGCAGGTGTGGAcgcagcttcctcctcctcttcctcagattCCTGGCAaacgaaataaaaaagaaaaacttcaaACTTGTGTTGGTCAATGGAGGCTGTGTTTGAGGTGTGAATGTACGGTGAGAAGTCCGCCAGGAAGCGGGACATGCTTTCATAACCACTCACTGTTGTGACATGAGTTTAAGAGTAAAGAACAGTCCTAACAACATGACGTTAATTTCCAGAAAGGCCtcacctccttcctcctcttcttcttggaCTTGGCCTTGTGGTCCGAGTCTGAGGAACTTTCGCTGGTCTCAATGAACTCCTTGCTCTTGAAGCTATCGTTGCCTCCGCGGTCCTTCTCCTTGTCCCCTCCAGcagacttcctcttcctctcctcctttttaCCAGACTTCTTACTTTCCCTAAAAAGACAGAAACTCCTGAGTCATCCAAAGTTATGGTCAAGGTcaggaaaataaaagacaaggGTTCGCcttttcctgttttgatgaTGGTGAATGAGAGGAGGAACTTGATCTGGATGATCGATGTCTCGCGACCACAGTCTCCATCAAGCTGCCGTTGTTAGGAGAAACACTTGAGTGCACTGAAACTCACTTCTTGGAAAGTGAAGAAGTTCCTGCTCCGCTCTCCTGGTACTCCTTCTTCGCCTGATCGTACTCTCTCTTGGCCTCAGCTGCCTTGGACTCCCACTCCTGCAGGACCCAGGCAAGAGGAGACGTGAGAACAGGCCACACAGCTCCTTTCATTTCCACGACTCCACTCagcaacattatgaccacccatCTGAAACGCGTACTGGCTTCTAAGAAGTACAACTAGGACTGACCTCCTTGTCCTCTTTGCTGATCTGCCTCCACATCTCTCCGGCCTTCTTGGAGATCTCGGTGACGGAGATTCCGGGGTTCTCGGACTTGATGCGCTCACGGCTGTTGTTGAGCCACAGCATGTAGGCGCTCATGGGCCTCTTGGGGCCGCCGGCatccttcttctgcttcttctgtcACAGAGTTCCACCCATCAAAAATGGATTCCAACACACAAACGATTCCCCATTCAGACACCTGGCACGGATCACTCTTCTCACCTCTTTGCGTGGCTTCCTCTCCTTTTTCTCCTTCACCACTTTAGGCtttttcctctccttctccttttccttcaccttcttcttggGGCTATCGTCTTCACTTCCCTCTTCGTCGTCCTCGCTGCTGTCGCTTGCCGAAGCGTTGCTGTCGTACCTGAGGGGTGGCGACacagataataaaataaagctgaaatatcataaaaaaaggtgaagaaaacagaaacatactCTTCAGCAAcgtcgtcctcttcctccccagGATTGAAAGACTcgtctgaggaggagaaacaacAATCAAAAACAATCAATGTGAGCTCAGAATTGTTCAGCAAAAACAGTAGGATGTTGTTTATATGGTTTGAAGATATGGTTTGTTTATACTAAGAATGTGGGTATGTAGATGACCAGTCAGGGCATAAGTGCAattcaaaaaaacagatgatgaAAGGCATAATTATTTATAATAAACCATAAACTAGTAGAGGAGAAATTTTAGCAAAGAAACAAAAGGTACACTCGGATCGGGTTCCACAACACACCTGTCGTTCACTCACGCACTCACCACTTCCGCTGTCGGAGTCGTCGCTGCCATCACCCTCTTCCCGAATCTTGCCCTCCGCCTTCATCCGCTCCAGGTAGGCGTCGTGCTGATCCTCGTCAGAGTCGCTGTACTCGTCATTTTTACCCTTCATGCCCTGAGAACAAGTCAACAGCGCAGCCATGGATCACATGCCCGCACCTGAGCCCGATTCCACGTCCTCCCACTATCTCATCGTCTTTGGAGACGAGTTTCAAATACAATTTTGAGCTGATTCGCCAATAAATGCCGACCTGTTGACCGAAAGCCAGAGCTATTAAAACGTGGAAGACAAATCTGCTGACACAGAACAGAGACGGCGAAAAACTTGGAGACTTCCTGTCTACGGCAGGAAACAGAAGAGCCCATTAGTTTCCATTGACCTGCTGGTTTGACCCTGTCCCCGTGGCAACAGATGATTTCTACCATCTGAACAGAGACTAGACCTCAGTAAAGACGTCAGTGGATTTAGACAGAGAGCATTATGGGTAATGAAATCATGGCAGACCATGTCATGGCAGCTGCCTCGTGCTTCAAGAAAGAGTCAGTACAAGGCATGagaacaccaacacacacattgAGAGTTATCAgggtcccacacacacacacgcgtaaATCACGTTTAGTCATTGATTATTCCAGATTCCCCAGGTCAGGCAGGTCATGGGCAGCAAAGCTTCCAGTTATCAAGAGAAACATCCACACTACAACTGGCTGATTGAAAATCTGTTTGATTCCAATATTTAAATATGGAAAACTGCTCATCTGAGTCATGACAAGACCATCTACCATCACTGCAGAAGGTTATCAGAGATCCTCTGGAGGAGCTTCTGCTTTACTCATGTTGCCTTTCTTGACAAGCTGACAAACTACTTTAAAGTGTGGCGCACTCGGTGGCGATGACATGACCTCAGTGAGTTCAGTTCAGAGTTCAGGTTCAGGTCGTTCTAGTATGGATGTTGCTTTTCAGACTCAGTTCCGGACAGACACAGCCGAAACCCCATGCAAGCACAACTGATTTCACACCGATCACGTTGTGTTCCAAACACGACGCCCATGTTCGATACCCACCTTCTTCTACATGTACATGGACAAACACACAGGAGAGGGGTGACACACGTCAACAAATGCACATGGATGAGGGGAGAAACATTTGCAGTATGGCGTGATGAGAGGTTACAGAGCATGGCTACCTCTTTGAAGCCTCGGTTCTTGATGTTGAGCTTCTTGGCATTGACAAAGTCGAACAGCTTGTCATACTCCTCCCTGCAGAAGAGAGCAGAGGTTCAACAACAAAAGCAATAGAGGGAAAATAAAGTCGATATTGTTCGACTCCTTATGTCCTGCTCATTCACCAGTCTGTATTCAGTTCTGAAGGATGTTTATTTAGACACACATTTGTGGCAGTTCTGGTGATGAAGACAGGAGTGCAGACCTTTAGTAGCTTTCTCCTACAGCATAGACTGGGTCACCGCCCTATATTCACTCTCAATAAGCCTCTAAATGGACATGGCTgataaggtgtgtgtgtgtgtaatcctCATTTAGTCCTGGTTGTTTGACTTTTCTTTGGGAATTTTCTGACATGATGACCCGTGAGCAGAGCAAAAGAGGAACAAAATTCCTTGCATCCTGACCCCTCCCTGAGCAAAGGCAAGATGAAGCCGAAACAAGATGGAAGACTGATCTGCGTCACTGCCTCACCGTGTTCCGTGCGCGCACGTTGGGTCGCCAGTGACAGGACATGATCGCCAAGTACACAAATACTTAATAAAATGCTAACTACACACGACCATCTTGCCATGTCGGTTTGTTCAAATGCCACACACTATACAGGCACATGTAACACATTTGACCGATTCAACGGCAGAAACACTGGGTTTGCAAAAGTAAAACTTGTGATAGCAAACCATTCATCCAGCGCACCCCAGAGCAACACAACTATGGAAAAGGAGAATTACCACTACCCTCTGTTTTGTTCACAGGCACAGTTTAATAAAGATGGAATTTTCTGTCAAATATTTGATGGtccaggagaagaagaaactcTCATGTAAATGTTCTGTGTGCTTTCTTAAAACCACTTTGATTTTCGTATTGTGTTGATGGAGGCCAAGTTGAATCCCCACATTACTGAAGAATACTTGAATTCCAGCAAGGTAACTGGCATGAGGTCATGGCTGATAAATCCCAGAGGCTTTGATTGAAAGACCTTTCTGAATGACAGTGGATTTAGAACAAAGCCCAATctctacagcagcattttcaTCTCTTCCTTGCTTCCTTTTTTACATCACTACTTATGTAAAaccatcattttgttttgtaatcCTCAACACAGTCACATTTTCCTCTAGAAATCCCTGAAACATTCTACAGCAGCGTTAAAGAACATGACCTACATAACAAACTCTCTCCTGTGTTAGCAAATAGCACAGCGTGTAACAGTAAAATTCACAAATACCCGCATCGTCTTGGGCTTCTGCGCTTCATGTTGCTCGTCCTCCTGTGAGGCTCTTACTAATTCGCTCACAGCTATGACCCTATTTAAGGGTTGGCAAGTTGCATGGACTCAAATCTGCCTTTCATCTTCAAGTACATGTGCTTTTAAGTCTCTACTGGATTCTAAGAAACAGAAGGACTTTAAAAGGTCACACTGAATGATCATGTTTTTGGCTAAGATGCTACGTATAATACAGGATGACACAATGCTGGTGCAGTTAAAAGCCAACTCTAAAGGCTGTTTCTTTGTCCATTGTGACCTAATCTGCTTAGGGAAATTGTTGTGTATTGTTCATGACCACAATtatgacctcctcctcctgtatCTGGTACTTTAACCTAACAAGATCGTTCCAGGAGGTGCAGCTATACCACCTTTAACTGTGTTTTAACTGACAATTATTTGTCAGACTATACCTCACTGAACTCCCCAAATATCGCCCTCTGCTGGTAGCAACCCTCACCTCTCGATGCTGCTGAAGGTGTACTGGTTCCCCTGCTTGGTCTCGATCTCAAAGTCAAAGGAGCGTGTGGTGGTGTTTCCACGGGCAAAGTTCACATAGGAGATCTCCTCGAAACGAAGGTGCACAGGGGGCTTGTGGACGTAGATGAAGCCCCTCTCCAGTGGGTAGAGGAGCCCTGAGGATGCTTTGTAGGAGCATGTGATGCACTGAGCACCTGAATGTCTGAGTGACACAACCAAGAGAGTGTGTTAGAGTGGAATCACAAGATGAACTAGAGTTTACTTCACTGTATATTTGCAGTCGTACCCCTGGAAGTTCCCAGGCACAGTGATCTTCCTGTTGACCAGAGCCTTCATCACCCGGCTGACCATCTCATAGAGAGAGCCCGTCATGTTCTTTTTTAGTTTTCCTTCAAAACGACGCTCGACATCTTCCCTGAAACCGAAATTTAGACGCATGTTCAAGTTTTCACGTTCTCTGCCGCCTCCTGGTGGAAGTAGCACAACATCAACTGGAGATCAAAAATCACAGATTTTAAGAACACCTTTCCCCCAAAATAATGTTATCTTCTCTTGATAGACTTGATCATTTTCGGTTGGGGCCGCACCTTGTGACAAGGacggtttctttttttaaacaaactctGGGCTGGTCagtttgtttttactttcaagAATCTACCATCTTGCTCAGCATTGTCCTGCATGAAGATTGCCGATCCATTTTGTGATGAGCTTGAGAGCGGAACCACATGTTATATTGATGGCTTCGATACACAATGGCATCCCCTCTGCCATGTAGGTGCACAACAGGCTCAACTTCCCCAGCAGAAAACATCGCCTGAGCCATGATGCCTCCTCCACCGTTGACTGACTTTGAAGAACAGTTTGAGGTCAGTGTGTTCGCAAAAATGTTTCCCTTTGGACACAAATAAAGTCTTTACGAAAGAGAGCTGTGGACCACTCAGTCAGTTGAGGCACTTGATTCTTTCTGCAAATAAGTGTGTCAACATCAGGTAATTCAGTTAACCAGCATCAGGCACCAGATTCACGTATGAGTATGACAAGGTCACTGTTGCAGTGACGTTTGACATTTAAGAAGTTGTAGGTCGTTCTCTGATTTTGATCTCCAGTGCACTTCACATTCACATCACAGCATCTCACAAACTCACTCGTTCATGTTGAGGGTGAGACTGATGTCCTCCTCTTTGGAAAACAGCAGGATAAGGAAGTGATAGCGGGTCTGACCTTGCTTGATGGGTGGATCCAGACTGATCTAGAGATG includes these proteins:
- the ssrp1a gene encoding FACT complex subunit SSRP1a isoform X2; the protein is MGDTLEFNEIYQEVKGSWNDGRLRFSKQNVVYKSSKTGKVDSIPAGELNLAQWRRVCLGHGIKLGTSSGHIYKYDGFRDTDFEKIAEFFKSNYKVELMEKDMCVKGWNWGTAKFSGPLLSFDVNDNSAFEIPLSNVSQCATGKNEVTLEFHQNDDAEVSLMEVRFYVPPSQTDERQDPVEAFAQNVLSKADVIQATGDAVCIFKELQCLTPRGRYDIRIYPTFLHLHGKTFDYKIPYTTVLRLFLLPHKDQRQMFFVISLDPPIKQGQTRYHFLILLFSKEEDISLTLNMNEEDVERRFEGKLKKNMTGSLYEMVSRVMKALVNRKITVPGNFQGHSGAQCITCSYKASSGLLYPLERGFIYVHKPPVHLRFEEISYVNFARGNTTTRSFDFEIETKQGNQYTFSSIEREEYDKLFDFVNAKKLNIKNRGFKEGMKGKNDEYSDSDEDQHDAYLERMKAEGKIREEGDGSDDSDSGSDESFNPGEEEDDVAEEYDSNASASDSSEDDEEGSEDDSPKKKVKEKEKERKKPKVVKEKKERKPRKEKQKKDAGGPKRPMSAYMLWLNNSRERIKSENPGISVTEISKKAGEMWRQISKEDKEEWESKAAEAKREYDQAKKEYQESGAGTSSLSKKESKKSGKKEERKRKSAGGDKEKDRGGNDSFKSKEFIETSESSSDSDHKAKSKKKRRKEESEEEEEEAASTPASSEDEDSD
- the ssrp1a gene encoding FACT complex subunit SSRP1a isoform X1, translating into MGDTLEFNEIYQEVKGSWNDGRLRFSKQNVVYKSSKTGKVDSIPAGELNLAQWRRVCLGHGIKLGTSSGHIYKYDGFRDTDFEKIAEFFKSNYKVELMEKDMCVKGWNWGTAKFSGPLLSFDVNDNSAFEIPLSNVSQCATGKNEVTLEFHQNDDAEVSLMEVRFYVPPSQTDERQDPVEAFAQNVLSKADVIQATGDAVCIFKELQCLTPRGRYDIRIYPTFLHLHGKTFDYKIPYTTVLRLFLLPHKDQRQMFFVISLDPPIKQGQTRYHFLILLFSKEEDISLTLNMNEEDVERRFEGKLKKNMTGSLYEMVSRVMKALVNRKITVPGNFQGHSGAQCITCSYKASSGLLYPLERGFIYVHKPPVHLRFEEISYVNFARGNTTTRSFDFEIETKQGNQYTFSSIEREEYDKLFDFVNAKKLNIKNRGFKEGMKGKNDEYSDSDEDQHDAYLERMKAEGKIREEGDGSDDSDSGSDESFNPGEEEDDVAEEYDSNASASDSSEDDEEGSEDDSPKKKVKEKEKERKKPKVVKEKKERKPRKEKKQKKDAGGPKRPMSAYMLWLNNSRERIKSENPGISVTEISKKAGEMWRQISKEDKEEWESKAAEAKREYDQAKKEYQESGAGTSSLSKKESKKSGKKEERKRKSAGGDKEKDRGGNDSFKSKEFIETSESSSDSDHKAKSKKKRRKEESEEEEEEAASTPASSEDEDSD